The Fusarium fujikuroi IMI 58289 draft genome, chromosome FFUJ_chr05 DNA segment TCCATCCCCTCCAATGAGCCTGAATACAAGGAAGGCAAATCCTTCACATCAGCCGtcctcaacagcaccaaCTTCTATCGCCAAGAACACAACGCAACAGCACTAAATTGGAACAAAACACTCGAGGAGTTCGCAACAGACTACCTCGATGACAATGATGACTGCGACTTTGAGCATTCTGGTGGACCCTATGGTGAGAACCTGGCTATAGGTTATCCCAATGTGACCGCAAGCATCGAAGCTTGGGGTGATGAGCGAGATGAGTACAATttcgacaaggccaagttTAGCAAGAAGACGGGACACTTCACGCAGCTTGTGTGGAAGGACACTACGACTGTTGGATGCGGAAGAAAGCTTTGCGGCGAACGAGGCTGGTTTCTCGTTTGTGAGTACTGGCCCAGGGGTAATGTCGAAGGCCAGTTCAAGGAGGAGGTTTCAAAGGAGGAGGGCGGTGCATTCAGTACAAGACCTGGTCTTGGGCTCGCTCTGGCTTTATTTATTGGGTATATGCTTGTTTTTGTATAGACATGCCATGTTGAATTTCCAGCGTTAAATAAGCGAACGAGATATCTGATAAATGACGGGACTCATGCTGGGCATGAGCTATGTTGACAACTTTGCGACAATCCTCATTATCTCATTACAGAGTGACATAGTTTCTGATCTTATATGTACCATCTCGTGCTATACACTTTTGGCTGGCTAGTAGTGTCTCGATCTATTCATGGTGTTCTTTCCGTCATCGTCCATGATGAAACTGTGCCTTGATGGTGTACCAAAATCTATCAAGATGCTTTGTTTCGCTACGAGAGATTTATATTTGCTTGATATCGTGTTCACAGGTTCGAGGATCCATTTTGTAACACTGAAAGAAGCCCCACGATATGACCACGTTGCCTCGAGCAGGCGGCTTGTTTACCATAGGTGAACAATTGATAGTCATGCTGGGTTACTTCATTACTGACTTGCCTGCCTGTGGATTACATTTGTCGATACTGATCTCTTACTGATCCTTATATTTATCAACATGATTTGTGAAACAAGGTACTACTCGCGTTCTCGAACGACGATGGGCAGATCGTTGTAGGTAAGGGCATCACAGCATTCTCATCGCATCTCTTAGCTCTTCTTTTATGATACCTCGAGGTTTGGTTCTTGGCGATCTGCCTTACAGTTTCTGGTAGCCATCATGTCTGTTGTGAATggtctcaacttcaactttgaCGGTAATCACATTCTCACAGGGCCTGACTTGTCTGCTCCACCTCTTGCTCAAAACCTCAGATTCGAATCCACCAAATGTGTATCACagagctttattaatacCAGCGCTTTTGTAACCACACGCTGTCATGCCCAATTATGTCCTCTCTCTATTGTTCAACTAGCCCTCAGAATCCCCCTTCCAAGTATGAAAGGTGGTCAATTATACCGATAGCTTTCTAGGAATTGGGGGTTCAATATGACTGCCCGAACTTTTCGCCGGCAATCCTTTCTGGAGACACTTTTCTGTACACGACCAAAACCTAGAACCTCCCGTGGCCATACAAACTTTATGCATGGAGCCATAGTATATGCCCCATGGCAGGAGATAGAGGGAGGTATAGAGGCGGCCCACGCAAGCTATGCTTGGGTCGAGACATCGTACGGCGCCCTTTCTAACATTTCCTGGCACGTGCTGAACAGTGCTGGCAGGCGCCGTTCGGCTTTGATGAGTCGCAAAGGTTTCCGATGTTCGTCTTGGTTGTGCTTGATGAATCTTTGCCAAGATGCTGGGACACAGAGGGTGATGATTTCAGCGTGTAGTTCGCGTGGGAGtcgaaagaagagagattgACTCTGTTGATCTCTGAGCTTTGCAAAGTGGAAGTTCATGTTTGAATAGTAGATAGTGAGTTGCGAAGCGATGTAGCGGATTTGAAAGAATgaccaagatgatgatgagaattcTGGTATCGAATGTGCTGTTGTTTTGTAGGTTGAGGTCGAGGCCAGCAGAGACCGGATACTGGTTCGTCAACACTACCAGTAAGGTATCGCTCTTTCTCCCCTCCTACTCAATTTGCATGCATTCCATTGCGATACTCAACTGGCTTATAGGGACACCGTATATTTTAGCAGGTAGTATAGACCAGAATAGTCCGTCATTGCCCAACCGACCTAAGTGACTGACTTCTTTCTGCAACGGGCTTGCCTCTCCTGCTCCATCCAAATATGGAAGTATCTGTATCAAGGGTCAAATGAGGTACCTGGGTAAGGGAGCAGCTGGCAACCATCTCATCTTTCAAGTGGCCATACGGGAGATGGCAAGATTGTTTCAGTTGTTTCTTGTGAAATGATACTTCGGTGGCTTATTCTTTAAGGTACTAGGTATTTAAGATATAACTCTCTGTGTACGTTGTGATCCAATTACGAGTTCTTTTGACTAGCACAGGTGATAATCATATACAGAACTGAATACACTAATACTAAAGAGCAATGTCAGTTTTATTAATTGGTAGGTCCCCAGTATCCTCTTGAAATCTATTTCTTCTCCCTCAGTCACTGTGATGTGTGTTTGTAACGTAAGAGGCAATAAAAAATAAGACTTGAGTAGAGAACCAATCCCTATTTAATCTAAACAGAACACATACTAGAAATATTGATTTGGGTATCAACACAAGGACAAAAGTAATCTGCAGGATATAGTCAAATGATCCGGCCAGAAAGCCAGTCTCCCTGCATGTTGACCTACCTACCCGGGAGTCTCGTTGATATCGCGGATAAACATTACCCCACCTCCGCCGAGATTTTGGGTTGGTGTTTAGAGCTTCCACTTCGATCTTGCGACGGCAGACTCGCGGTGATCAAACAATCGAACCTCTCTACCTCCCATTCCAACCTCGATCATCGGCGCAAGAGCACCCTCAACCAGTTTCTCGATACTTTGCGCTACCCCTCACAAAATGACTGGTCGtggtggtggcggtggtCGCCGTCTTATGCTGCCTCCCATGTAAGACTTGAGCTCCCCTCTGCGACGCGATCGCATGGTTTCTGGATATTTGAGGCATTGTTCTAATCGTTCTATAGCAAGTATATCTTCGAGCTTCTCCGAGAAGTAAGTCTTGTCTCTACGCGCGCTACCGATCGCTTTTACGCTTGACCGCTGGGTGGACCTCGAAAACACAAATTGCACCGATTCTGCGCCCGACGATGTCGATATCGCAAAAGCCGAACACCTTAATGGCCTTTATGTGATGGTTGTTGCTCTATTGTTTCTCGGGACAGCTGTGGTTGAATCGGGGCTGCCTTGTCGGACACCACTGTCCCGAACCCTCGTGAACAGACTGGAGACAACAATAGCACTCCATTTCCCCACAAGGAACCGAGGGTCATGATAATTTTGTGTTTCGGGGTCCGCGACGGCGAGCTGAAAGAACTCGGAAATATCTTTGGACTTTGCTAACAATCGCAGCACGCCACAGTTAGCATCTGGCTGTACGAGCAGCTCTCTATCCGTATTGAGGGCAAAATCAGAGTCAGTACATGTCGAACTGTGTTGAAGAATGACTACTGACTATCGACAGGGATTTGACGAGTTCATGAATCTAGTCATCGATGAAGCCGTGGAGGTCAAGCAGGTCACTAAGACTAACGAGAAGGAGACCAGGAGACCTCTTGGTACGTCCCTTGAATCTGCCAGTTTTGAAGCCAACTAACAGCTCCCAGGTCAAATCATGTTGAAGGGAGACAACGTCTCATTAATCCAAAACGTCTCGAAATGAACAGCCTTGTAATGGAACCTGGACTTGGAGTCGGTGGAAACAAGAACGAATACCCAAACCCGCCTGGCCGAATTGATAGCCAACGAGGCACTTTCTAGTCTTGGCGCTCAGTATCTCTTGAGTATGCCACTGCAAATGGGTTGAATGGCGcggagaaagaagacttggCCTGACCATAGAATTGTTTGTCTTGCAAAAAGGACACTTGTGGACCAATAAACATTATACGCGTTTCACCTTTCCGTCGTGGTAAACACGGTGCTTTGTAAGGTATTCACACCTCTTGAACGGTGGGTGTCAAGGATGTCTTGGATTCCTGGATGGAGCGGTTATGGGTATCATCTGGTGAACGATGCTAACTGCACATGCGTTGACTCCACCTTATTAATGGcacttcttattcttctcaGGTAGATATGGAAGCCTGACGGACTTGGCGATGACACAGGATTGATATGTCTACATTCAAAAATATCTTACAGTGCTCCAGCTTGGATCTATGCGAGCTGATGAGACGACACCATTTGACAAAATTACGCTACTCCGAGCTGTTGTTTCTATCAGAGCCTGATGAATTTCTCGCAGTCTCATCGGTCTTATAAGGACTCTTAACTCATATATGCGTTGATTATTGCAATGTCGTAACAACTGCGAAAGGCAGCTGCTCATCCATGTAGCTCTCGTAACGCCTCAAACGTGATGTATGTTTCCATCACCAGCCCTGTCACATTACAATCCCCGACTGGCAATTTCCAAACTCGTCCTTCCCTTGCCCCCCACGGTACGAAGAAGGTGTTGGTCGTAGCCTCTCTTCTTTGACACTCTCACCTCATGCATACATGGGTCAGTCATCACACTGTTGGTTCCgaatgaggatgatggtgttAGGGAATCATGCAACAGTCCTACGGTATCAGCCGTCATCCTTGTTTAAAGAGGGGTAATATgcgcagcttcagcttccccGCCATTGTCGCATGATTCGAAACCAATAGGATGTCGGCTTTGGTGTAAGTGTCAGTTGCGGCTGCATGACAGTTTCGTAAAGTGTGACCAACTGCAAAGGGCGAGGCTTGGGAGCTGGCACACTACATGTCAAAGGCCGTGGCCTCGGACCCAAATGGAAGGATTCTGGGCGTTTTCAGTTGATTGATGCTCAATCGTACTCTGCCTTGTGTAAACTGGGCCGCCTTTGTTTCATTAAATTATACCTAGAACAATAGATTCACCGAGCATGTAGTTAATTGTGGTCTCCGCTTCCTATCAAGACCTACTGCCTAGCAATGTACCTTTCAAGCCAACCCAGTGCAGCGTCTCACTAATGAATGTCACCAAAGCTACACTGGTGAGGCAATGACTCGGTGCAAAACACACCGCACACCGATCAAGAAAGATGGCAACGCTGTTTATTGGACCAGCCATTCAGTTACATTGAACTTAAACTTTGGCAAAGGATGGTAGTCTAGAAGAAGCCGAAGCTCCTCATCATGATCAGATGAGGCTTGCCTAGACCAGATTCTATGCCTCAGGAGGCGCCCTTCCCCTCATATCGACTACCAGATCTTGGCCAGGGGAGTCTGGACCATAGATATCGGGTTCCTGTGTAACGGCCTCTCGGGGTTCGCGACAAAGCGACCTTTGTTACCGTGGGATGCCATGTGCATTTGagattaaaatacttctCAAAAATCAAGTGAAATTTCATTGAGCCCATTTGATTCGGGCACTCTACATATTGCTAGAGGCATGGaagagcttgttgaagatgattgacGTCTGTGGAATTCCTTAACAATATGCACCCCGGATTCTCTTCCCCGCATCTTCAGTGGGGAGTGGATCCCAACTTGGAAAGCCTCATTCTTAAAGCAATATTGGATAGATGTTGGGTTGTGCGGCACATGGTTATTCATGAATTATTCTAGAACCAAAGTAAAGCACCATCAGGCAGTCTTGGTATCGTTTTCAAAATGTGCAGTTGTTGCCGTGAGTCAACCTGGCACCCGTAACTCAGCACGATTGGGTTGGGTTATAGAATCGAGTTTAGATAATGAAAGCGCGGTGAACTGGGAAACCAACTGCCTGGAAAATACAGTGTCTTCGAGGCTGATGATCTATCTATACGTAACTTAGCTAATGTAGTCGCGTCGATTGAGTGTATGCTAGTCTCATGATCGTCTAAACTTGGCTGGAGTTGGGCTAACCCTAGGCTTGCAATCGTTCAAACATTTACGCAAGCATCTAATTTGGCATTACTTGATTAAGCTTGCCACAGACTGTGATGGGATATCGCCAGTATTATGCATGCATAGGTCTGTGAAGGGCATGCTGAAAGACTGATAGTGCTCTCTGCTCGTGGCCACATGTACGAAGTGAAGCTGGCTTGCCATACCCCTGTTACATGAGTTATAGAAAAGCCTGGGGCACTGTATTTCGTCTGGTACAATACAGTAGGAAGCGTTGAGCTAGTGTCATATATTGCACTCCTTGTGTCGTTTGTTTTCAAGACCTCTGGCAtcgaagttgaagttggtgaGGCTCTACAGGCCCATCATTAACAGTGGATCGCCGCGCTAACTGAAACGGGAAATCCGCGGCTGAAGCACCACAACTTGAATAAAAGTCCAGCACTGTCGTCCAAGATCTGTAATAACGGTAATAACCTACATATGTTAGGGCCTGGGCTACACGATAGGCGAGCGGGCGTGAAGATTCTGGCAACCTTGAAAGAGGAGTCGGGGAACCGGTGTGTGGAGTGTTGCACTCTGGGCTTTTTACTTGGGAGCCTAGAGGGTTGGTTTATGGATGCATAACGCGTTGCAAGCAAATGGTTTAGCGATGGAAAGCAGGAGGACGAGAGTTCCATATTTTGCTGGGATCGAAAAAAAAGTTGATCCCTGCTTGGTTGGGGCTTATCGAATGTTTAGGTCATACCAGGGTTGCTAAAGGTCTTGAGCGATTGGTTGTTGAGTCGCACGCGACATGCAAAAGCGAATCCCCTTGCGGATGGTTATGGACAGGGAGTCTAGAGGTTGGTTGTTGCTATTTTGTAgttttgctttttttctGTGACAACCTggtaaaatatctttaactcTGATTGTTGGTCCGGGGTAGAGAACAAAGGGTCCTCTTGATGGACAACATCGAATTGACGAGATTGGCCAACATGAGGTTCAAATGGACAACTCCCAAGCCTCCCCTATCCCGATCGATCTTGAGCTAACGCTTCCTTTGCCCATTTGCCTTCGTAAATAGGTAGTCTAGTTAGTAGTAAAGCTCAAGCACAGTCTCGGCTCCCACCCCTTTCTCTTTAGCTGAATCCTGTGGGCCCAGATGGACTTGGCTACTGGGACAAAGAGCAGCAACTAGATCCCAAAGAGGAATAGACCAGCTTCATGGGTTGGAAGATCCCCCAAGGCGGAGTTATCCTTCCAGCCGTTTCTGGTTGTGTTCGAGCGTTGAGCACTCAAGAATGAGGACGGATCCTATTCCGAAGGTTCCGGGAGGTAGGTACGGTATGGCACTGAACTTTTGGTTGGCTAGGGCTACCACTACGGCGCCGAGGTGAGTGCTGTGTCCCAGAAAACGGGAATAGTTGCAGGTCGAGACAGGGTTTTTTTGCTCTCGAGTCAAAGGCTACGAGTCAGCGAAAAGCAGTTATGTACCACGGCATATTTTGATATACCCTTGGCGTGTTGGAATGATTTCCCCCGGGAGACCTTGACTCTAGAAGAGTTCCTTGAAGAAATGAGCGACTGCTGCTTGCTGCAGGTGCCGTGTCATTTTCGCATCCGAGGGTGATCCCAGGTCGAATGGCCGTTCTCAACGATCTAGAGCTTAAATGGCTTAGTCTGGTGCGGGGAGAATGAAACCTCGTTCGGAAAAGCGGAGCCTGACCACTGTCCTTAACACTTCAGGGCCTATCCAGGCATAAGATGTGCTACCAGGTCAGCACTCTAGTGGCTCCAGAGGTGTTGACGGTCCGCTGTAAAGCGCATTCCACTGAATTGAGCTGGTAATGGACATTCCTCTAGGATTGGTCCTGTCGGGTTCCGGTCTAATGCCCGGCCTGACCTTGGCCCCGATGACTGGGCTGGAACTCAGTGCTAAGCAGCCCCATCCCAGCCCAGCACAGCACGCCCCAAGCATCAGCacaagcatcagcatcagcgcGGGGCTTCGCGGCAAATCTCATTCATCAGGGCAGGTAGGTCCATTTTTGGGCCCATTCCCCAAGCTTCTTTCCACCTCAGTCTCATCTCAATCTCATAACCTCCCACTAACATTCATCCTAAAGCAAATATTCTTCATTTTGGTTTAATCTTTTGCTATATCCAACAAGTTATTCGCCTATTTCACGATATATTCGTCGCTATACGTTTGTCGCGACGTGACTCTGAACCTCCGATCCTTCGGACCCGGGCCCCCGCGGCCACTCATCGCATTTTAACTCGCCTTCACTCACAATGAGACGCCAGAACCGTTCGTGCGACCAGTGTCGCAAAGCCAAGCGGGCATGCGATGCGCCTTCGCTATGGGATATTCAGAGAAACTCGGAGAGGCTTCGAAACGGTGGTGACAGCACAAGCGGTACCTCTCTTGCTGAGGAGCATCTTGGTGAGTTGGTTTGCTCTCCccaatcctcctcctccccctcccgCGCCTTTTTCCCGACTTCGACGACGCTAACCGAGGGGCCAATGAAACCacagatgagattgattcCAGAGCTCTACGATGTTCATACTGCCTTCGTACTCGCAAACAATGCACCTTCCACTGGGTTCGCGCTCAACTACAGACTGGCCCTGCTGCCACAAGCTCAAATATCAACAACGAAGTACCTGCTCAGAATGGCGCACCTCGCCGCGTCCCCGATCAATCGCGCACAAAGGCCAAGCGTCAACGTCCGcgccctcagcagcagcaatcaGGACCTTCGCCGACTCAAGCCCCTCTACCAACGAACCAAACGCTTGATGTTAATGCAACCGCCTTGCTGGATATGTTGCAGGCACCTCCCACGGCACACGACTTGTCATGCTGGGGGCCAATGGATACAACTGGGTTCGCCAACTTCTCTGCTTTTCCTCACACAACTTTCGATACCATGCCTGTGAACGGCGTCTTCGATCCGACTGCTTTTGATGCTGGCCTTCATAACAGTGTCCTGCAGAGTCTCGAACCTCATTCGACACCAGCACACCCACATCCCATGGATCTTACACCTTCCACAGATCTTTCCGGTCAAGGATTGCATTCACGACATCAAActgcggaggaggagaatggaGATAATGGCTGGCCTCTCTTCCAAACTCATTCAGTTGGCAGCGATGTTCCGTTCCAACCCTCACCTTCTGGTTCCAACTCATACGAAAGCGACATCTCTTCTCGGTCTCTCAGTGTGCGCCACTACCCAGAAAGTATAGCAAGAAGCTACAGCACTTCCATTTCGCCATTCTCAGTGACACACAATATGATGACCAAGACAAACAACAACCTGATCTCGGATAACTTAATGAGGATATACCATGATGTTTTGGAGCACGCCCTGTCTTGCTGGCTGTCAGAGGAGACATGTCCCTATAAACCCAATACCATCACTCGGCCATCCAACAACGGTGTGAGTTGGCTGGCATCTCATTTTGAGGGTCTCAGCGTTGGTCAGCCAAAACAGCAAGACAATAGAATTTACCGACGTGTTATTCAGCTCGACAAGCAAGCACAAAATACGAAACTGATCCGACTCAGTAAATCGGAGGACCGAGCTGCTTCAAAGGCTTTGCACTTGGCTATCATGGCATTTGCTACCCAATGGGCGCAAGGCAGTCAACGTGAACGAGACAGGTTTCCCCAGAACTTGACGCAAATGGACAGCATGCGATCGGAGTTTGACGATATTAACGAGGACTTCGACCGCACACTTCAAAGGACTTTTTGGGCCCAGGCCAAGCGGGCCTTGCAGGACTGCTCAGATATGGAATGTTTCCGTGTGGTTTGTGCTGACTTGATCATGGGACTAGCACAGAAGCCgagggatgaggaggataaCAACAACGATATGCCGTTTGGCATGGGCAACTTCAGCGATAGTCCCATCGCTTCGGGTGAGGGGTCGATTGCATCTCAGCTCAGCGAAATTATTGCCGCAGAAGGACCGCCAGTATTTATGGAGCGAGCAGCAAGAAAGATGCATGCTCTCAAGTTTCAGTACGAAGCTCGCGAAACAGGCGTGTTGGATGCTAGTGGAAGTTCTTTGGGCTTGGAGAAGGCTACATCTGCGGAGTCTCTAAGTGAGGAGGACAAGGGTACTATTGGTCTTGTCTACTGGATGACAGTCATGTTCGACACCGTATCTTCGTCCATGAACGGCCGGCCTGTGGTGGTTTCAGATGAGGAGTGCCACCATGACCCGACTTATCCCGACCATCCAGAACACGAATCCTACAATATTGAGTATCGACCGCAGGACGCCAGATGGTGGGCAGAATTATTTGTCCGCGAAAACAAGGAGGG contains these protein-coding regions:
- a CDS encoding related to regulatory protein alcR gives rise to the protein MRRQNRSCDQCRKAKRACDAPSLWDIQRNSERLRNGGDSTSGTSLAEEHLDEIDSRALRCSYCLRTRKQCTFHWVRAQLQTGPAATSSNINNEVPAQNGAPRRVPDQSRTKAKRQRPRPQQQQSGPSPTQAPLPTNQTLDVNATALLDMLQAPPTAHDLSCWGPMDTTGFANFSAFPHTTFDTMPVNGVFDPTAFDAGLHNSVLQSLEPHSTPAHPHPMDLTPSTDLSGQGLHSRHQTAEEENGDNGWPLFQTHSVGSDVPFQPSPSGSNSYESDISSRSLSVRHYPESIARSYSTSISPFSVTHNMMTKTNNNLISDNLMRIYHDVLEHALSCWLSEETCPYKPNTITRPSNNGVSWLASHFEGLSVGQPKQQDNRIYRRVIQLDKQAQNTKLIRLSKSEDRAASKALHLAIMAFATQWAQGSQRERDRFPQNLTQMDSMRSEFDDINEDFDRTLQRTFWAQAKRALQDCSDMECFRVVCADLIMGLAQKPRDEEDNNNDMPFGMGNFSDSPIASGEGSIASQLSEIIAAEGPPVFMERAARKMHALKFQYEARETGVLDASGSSLGLEKATSAESLSEEDKGTIGLVYWMTVMFDTVSSSMNGRPVVVSDEECHHDPTYPDHPEHESYNIEYRPQDARWWAELFVRENKEGVLRWPCSYDAASKGVVTAAPIKVILFRHVSYLQNTVRSRYRGEPVEKVISNAMAVYKHWNVSYGAFFRDLVEQYDSVPTLIQSWFVCVVAHFHCAALLLADLIELVDENKLGLDYSTQVRQAANVVVSLRRDSAAILSDLARVSTRPRAGDVPGTGISDLHFAVVEGSILTEPWTMILIRAFTKAAILLLTEVEENVRHEHAPLEAPGVMNLVRRCEDCTKALWCLGKKSDMARNIASILSSALGPYMIPTTMSHMPISSVEPVMRLMDLDIGRESA
- a CDS encoding probable small nuclear ribonucleoprotein E, with the protein product MTGRGGGGGRRLMLPPIKYIFELLREHATVSIWLYEQLSIRIEGKIRGFDEFMNLVIDEAVEVKQVTKTNEKETRRPLGQIMLKGDNVSLIQNVSK
- a CDS encoding related to the plant PR-1 class of pathogen related proteins; this encodes MKNLLFPLTALLVGPSLAADVTITAPVSIPSNEPEYKEGKSFTSAVLNSTNFYRQEHNATALNWNKTLEEFATDYLDDNDDCDFEHSGGPYGENLAIGYPNVTASIEAWGDERDEYNFDKAKFSKKTGHFTQLVWKDTTTVGCGRKLCGERGWFLVCEYWPRGNVEGQFKEEVSKEEGGAFSTRPGLGLALALFIGYMLVFV